A window from Nocardioides mesophilus encodes these proteins:
- a CDS encoding helix-turn-helix domain-containing protein: MIDDFVTEPAYDPVVGPELLAARTRLGLTVDELADRTRIRPHVIESIEVDDFAPCGGDFYARGHLRTLARVLGQDPAPLLQRFDDRYATAPINARRVFEAELATGMTGSMRRTVGGPNWGLLIGAVLVLVMAWGVIRLFETEPPALLQTPGTALNGSAGLPQERDAREAAAAAAAPMPVTLVAADGAPVERVLVRDGDGTVVWAGRLAAGERKSLKVDPPMTVRAADAGAVRVLVRGRDRGLVGGDGEPDRRTFRRPAAR; encoded by the coding sequence GTGATCGACGACTTCGTCACCGAGCCGGCCTACGACCCGGTCGTCGGACCCGAGCTGCTGGCCGCCCGCACCCGGCTCGGCCTCACCGTCGACGAGCTGGCCGACCGGACCCGGATCCGTCCGCACGTGATCGAGTCGATCGAGGTCGACGACTTCGCGCCGTGCGGCGGCGACTTCTACGCCCGCGGCCACCTGCGCACCCTGGCGCGCGTGCTCGGGCAGGACCCGGCGCCGCTGCTGCAGCGCTTCGACGACCGCTACGCCACCGCTCCGATCAACGCGCGGCGGGTCTTCGAGGCCGAGCTCGCCACCGGCATGACCGGGAGCATGCGACGCACCGTGGGCGGCCCCAACTGGGGGCTGCTGATCGGCGCCGTGCTGGTCCTGGTGATGGCGTGGGGGGTGATCCGGCTCTTCGAGACCGAGCCGCCGGCCCTCCTCCAGACACCGGGCACGGCCCTCAACGGCTCGGCCGGGCTGCCGCAGGAGCGGGACGCCCGCGAGGCCGCCGCCGCGGCCGCGGCGCCGATGCCGGTCACGCTGGTGGCCGCCGACGGCGCTCCGGTCGAGCGGGTCCTGGTCCGTGACGGGGACGGCACGGTCGTGTGGGCCGGCCGGCTCGCCGCGGGGGAGCGCAAGAGCCTGAAGGTCGACCCGCCGATGACGGTCCGGGCGGCCGACGCCGGGGCCGTCCGGGTGCTGGTGCGCGGCCGTGACCGCGGCCTCGTCGGCGGCGACGGGGAGCCGGACCGCCGTACCTTCCGGCGCCCGGCGGCCCGCTGA
- the rimO gene encoding 30S ribosomal protein S12 methylthiotransferase RimO: MTTAPTPALTTVALVTLGCARNEVDSEELAGRLEAGGFRLVEDAADAETVVVNTCGFVEAAKKDSVDTLLQAADLKTEGSARAVVAVGCLAERYGKDLAETLPEADAVLGFDDYPDIAAKLRGILAGEKHHPHTPQDRRRLLPISPTERDPGAVVVPGHTILEPDLPEAATPSSGPRAVRRRLDGGPMAPLKLASGCDRRCSFCAIPSFRGSFVSRRPSDVLGEARWLGAQGVKELFLVSENSTSYGKDLGDLRLLETLLPELAAVEGVERVRVSYLQPAETRPGLVEAIAGTPGVAAYFDLSFQHASHQVLRRMRRFGDPESFLGLLEQIRSHAPEAGVRSNVIVGFPGETEDDLQVLCDFLEAGRLDVVGVFGYSDEDGTEAATYDGKLDDDEIHERAEHVTRLVEELTAQRAEERLGERVEVLVEQVEGGTAEGRAAHQGPEVDGTTSLTDLPAGVRVGDVLAAVVTGSDGVDLVARVEAGGDPR, translated from the coding sequence ATGACTACTGCACCCACTCCTGCCCTGACGACCGTGGCTCTCGTGACCCTCGGCTGTGCCCGCAACGAGGTCGACTCCGAGGAGCTGGCCGGACGTCTCGAGGCCGGCGGCTTCCGCCTGGTCGAGGACGCCGCCGACGCCGAGACCGTGGTGGTCAACACCTGCGGTTTCGTCGAGGCCGCGAAGAAGGACTCCGTCGACACGCTGCTCCAGGCCGCCGACCTCAAGACCGAGGGCAGCGCCCGGGCCGTCGTGGCGGTCGGCTGCCTGGCCGAGCGCTACGGCAAGGACCTCGCCGAGACGCTGCCCGAGGCCGACGCGGTGCTCGGCTTCGACGACTACCCCGACATCGCCGCGAAGCTGCGCGGCATCCTGGCCGGCGAGAAGCACCACCCGCACACGCCCCAGGACCGCCGCCGGCTGCTGCCGATCTCGCCGACCGAGCGCGACCCCGGCGCGGTCGTGGTGCCGGGCCACACCATCCTCGAGCCCGACCTGCCGGAGGCGGCGACGCCGTCGAGCGGTCCGCGGGCCGTGCGCAGGCGCCTGGACGGCGGGCCGATGGCGCCGCTGAAGCTCGCCAGCGGCTGTGACCGACGGTGCTCGTTCTGCGCGATCCCGTCGTTCCGGGGCTCCTTCGTCTCCCGGCGGCCCTCCGACGTCCTCGGTGAGGCCCGCTGGCTCGGCGCCCAGGGCGTCAAGGAGCTGTTCCTGGTCAGCGAGAACTCCACGTCCTACGGCAAGGACCTCGGCGACCTGCGGCTGCTCGAGACGCTGCTGCCCGAGCTGGCTGCGGTGGAGGGCGTCGAGCGGGTCCGGGTCTCCTACCTGCAGCCCGCGGAGACCCGTCCCGGCCTGGTCGAGGCGATCGCCGGGACGCCGGGCGTGGCGGCATACTTCGACCTCTCCTTCCAGCACGCCTCTCACCAGGTGCTGCGCCGGATGCGCCGCTTCGGCGACCCGGAGAGCTTCCTGGGCCTGCTCGAGCAGATCCGCTCCCACGCGCCCGAGGCGGGCGTCCGCTCCAACGTCATCGTCGGCTTCCCCGGAGAGACCGAGGACGACCTGCAGGTGCTCTGCGACTTCCTGGAGGCCGGCCGGCTGGACGTGGTCGGCGTGTTCGGCTACTCCGACGAGGACGGCACCGAGGCGGCGACGTACGACGGCAAGCTCGACGACGACGAGATCCACGAGCGTGCCGAGCACGTCACCCGGCTCGTCGAGGAGCTCACCGCGCAGCGCGCCGAGGAGCGGCTGGGCGAGCGGGTCGAGGTGCTCGTCGAGCAGGTCGAGGGCGGTACGGCGGAGGGGCGGGCCGCCCACCAGGGGCCCGAGGTCGACGGCACCACCAGCCTGACCGACCTCCCGGCCGGGGTCCGCGTCGGCGACGTGCTGGCCGCCGTGGTGACCGGCTCCGACGGTGTCGACCTGGTCGCCCGGGTCGAGGCCGGGGGAGACCCGCGATGA
- the pgsA gene encoding CDP-diacylglycerol--glycerol-3-phosphate 3-phosphatidyltransferase, producing MSDKQVSNWNVPNALTTLRIVMVPFFAWALLHDNGDSVGWRLVAWFLFGAAMITDKIDGDLARKHDLVTDFGKIADPIADKALTGMAFVGLSIVGDLWWWVTIVVLVREWGITALRFWVIRYGVMAAGRGGKLKTVLQTAALSGLLLPLLLLEGAWEPVGRALWWVAVVVMAAAVLLTVVTGADYVVKALAVRREGRLRASS from the coding sequence ATGAGCGACAAGCAGGTGAGCAACTGGAACGTCCCCAACGCGCTGACCACGCTGCGGATCGTGATGGTGCCGTTCTTCGCCTGGGCGCTGCTGCACGACAACGGCGACTCGGTCGGCTGGCGGCTGGTCGCCTGGTTCCTCTTCGGCGCCGCCATGATCACCGACAAGATCGACGGGGACCTGGCCCGCAAGCACGACCTGGTCACCGACTTCGGCAAGATCGCCGACCCGATCGCGGACAAGGCGCTCACCGGGATGGCCTTCGTCGGCCTCTCGATCGTCGGGGACCTGTGGTGGTGGGTGACGATCGTCGTGCTGGTGCGCGAGTGGGGGATCACCGCGCTGCGGTTCTGGGTGATCCGCTACGGCGTGATGGCCGCCGGGCGCGGCGGCAAGCTCAAGACCGTGCTGCAGACCGCGGCGCTGAGCGGGCTGCTGCTGCCGCTGCTGCTGCTCGAGGGCGCCTGGGAGCCGGTGGGCCGGGCCTTGTGGTGGGTGGCCGTCGTAGTGATGGCGGCCGCGGTGCTGCTCACCGTGGTGACCGGTGCCGACTACGTCGTCAAGGCGCTAGCGGTACGCCGGGAAGGCCGGCTCCGCGCGAGCTCGTGA
- a CDS encoding glycoside hydrolase family 15 protein, whose product MPLPIEEYAVIGDTGTAALIGSDGSLDWLCLPRFDSPACFAALLGGPENGRWLLGPVGEARCERRYVGHTPVLESTYTTGTGSVRIVDSMPIADGRADVVRQVTGLEGTVRLRHEWVVRFGYGRIRPWIHRADNDGVEVITAVAGPDRLVLRGPRLPRSADGIHEDEFDVRAGEELTFSLTWVPSHRELPEPLAVEGRIEETLRLSEQWVDRCTYRGRHRDQVLRSLMTLRLLTHGGTGGIVAAPTTSLPEDFGGGRNWDYRFCWLRDASLTLEAFLACGYHQEARLWRDWLLRAVAGDPADLQIMYAVDGGRELPERELDHLAGYAGSTPVRVGNAAVDQRQTDVLGEVMAALHMARELGLDDTEDSWALQTVLVEELAEHWQKPDHGLWEIRGPAQHFTHSRVMVWVAFDRAVQAVEKHGLPGPADRWREVRDAVRAEILERGFDPARGTFTQHYDTTEVDAALLVLPSVGFIDGDDPRMLGTIKAVEEDLVVDGLVRRYRTESGVDGLGGGEAAFLACSFWLVTAYAQAGLVPEARELLDRLLLIPNDLGLLPEEYDPVNERFVGNYPQAFSHLTLVEAVQALDLAEGGAVTSSRGAGLPGVPLAP is encoded by the coding sequence ATGCCGTTGCCGATCGAGGAGTACGCCGTCATCGGCGACACCGGTACGGCCGCCCTGATCGGCAGCGACGGCTCCCTGGACTGGCTGTGCCTGCCGCGCTTCGACTCCCCCGCATGCTTTGCCGCGCTGCTCGGCGGCCCGGAGAACGGCCGCTGGCTGCTCGGCCCGGTCGGCGAGGCCCGCTGCGAGCGGCGCTACGTCGGCCACACGCCGGTGCTGGAGTCGACGTACACCACCGGGACCGGCAGCGTGCGCATCGTGGACTCGATGCCGATCGCCGACGGCCGGGCCGACGTGGTCCGCCAGGTCACCGGCCTCGAGGGCACCGTCCGGCTGCGTCACGAGTGGGTGGTGCGCTTCGGCTACGGCCGGATCCGGCCGTGGATCCACCGCGCCGACAACGACGGCGTCGAGGTGATCACCGCCGTCGCCGGACCGGACCGGCTGGTGCTGCGGGGGCCGCGGCTGCCGCGCTCGGCCGACGGCATCCACGAGGACGAGTTCGACGTGCGCGCCGGTGAGGAGCTGACGTTCTCCCTCACCTGGGTGCCCTCTCACCGCGAGCTGCCCGAGCCGCTCGCGGTCGAGGGCCGGATCGAGGAGACCCTGCGCCTGTCCGAGCAGTGGGTCGACCGGTGCACCTACCGAGGCCGGCACCGCGACCAGGTGCTCCGCTCCCTCATGACGCTACGGCTGCTGACCCACGGCGGGACCGGCGGCATCGTCGCCGCGCCGACCACCTCCCTGCCCGAGGACTTCGGCGGCGGCCGGAACTGGGACTACCGGTTCTGCTGGCTGCGCGACGCCTCGCTCACCCTGGAGGCGTTCCTGGCCTGCGGCTACCACCAGGAGGCCCGGCTGTGGCGTGACTGGCTGCTCCGCGCCGTCGCCGGCGACCCCGCCGACCTGCAGATCATGTACGCCGTCGACGGCGGCCGCGAGCTGCCGGAGCGGGAGCTCGACCACCTCGCGGGCTACGCCGGCTCCACGCCGGTGCGGGTCGGCAACGCCGCCGTCGACCAGCGCCAGACCGACGTGCTCGGCGAGGTGATGGCGGCGCTGCACATGGCTCGCGAGCTCGGTCTCGACGACACCGAGGACTCCTGGGCGCTGCAGACCGTGCTCGTCGAGGAGCTCGCCGAGCACTGGCAGAAGCCCGACCACGGGCTCTGGGAGATCCGCGGGCCCGCGCAGCACTTCACGCACTCGCGGGTGATGGTCTGGGTGGCCTTCGACCGGGCCGTCCAGGCGGTCGAGAAGCACGGCCTGCCCGGACCGGCCGACCGCTGGCGCGAGGTGCGCGACGCCGTACGCGCCGAGATCCTGGAGCGCGGCTTCGACCCGGCGCGGGGCACGTTCACCCAGCACTACGACACCACCGAGGTCGACGCCGCCCTGCTGGTGCTGCCGAGCGTGGGCTTCATCGACGGCGACGACCCCCGGATGCTCGGCACCATCAAGGCGGTCGAGGAGGACCTGGTGGTCGACGGGCTGGTGCGGCGCTACCGCACCGAGTCCGGCGTCGACGGGCTGGGAGGCGGCGAGGCGGCTTTCCTGGCCTGCTCGTTCTGGCTGGTCACCGCCTACGCGCAGGCGGGCCTGGTACCGGAGGCGCGCGAGCTGCTGGACCGGCTGCTGCTGATCCCCAACGACCTCGGGCTGCTGCCCGAGGAGTACGACCCGGTGAACGAGCGGTTCGTCGGCAACTACCCGCAGGCCTTCTCGCACCTGACCCTGGTGGAGGCGGTGCAGGCGCTCGACCTCGCCGAGGGCGGCGCCGTCACGAGCTCGCGCGGAGCCGGCCTTCCCGGCGTACCGCTAGCGCCTTGA
- a CDS encoding ExeM/NucH family extracellular endonuclease, with the protein MRSLSGPRSPRATGLLLTLTTALIGSTVALAPSAQADPAGTGLVLNEVYGGGGNSVATYRNDFVEILNPTSAAIDLGGLSVQYRSATGTTNPSGVVALADVELPGGASYLLQLASSDTTVGAPLPATPDQTDTGVNLSGSTGTVLLVAGTSAYNPGTGDQAGDTGLVDLVGYGASNTFENARADAGPAPAPSNTSSISRTGGADSDDNSTDFTRLSGTAMTPTACGAACTAPPPQPPVELSVAEIQGDGATSPVAGDTVTTTGVVTATYAEGGFRGFYLQTGGTGQTLDGSSDALFVWGSSTVAAMDAGLARGDSVKVTGTVSEFGGLTELTPGSAADIVELAEPLAPVTPALTGWPGTDAAREALEGMLVAPAGDFTVSDNYALNQYGEIGIAQGDEPLYQPTDVAPFGSAEADAVAAHNQAAFVTLDDGASTNFLYSDAGEDTPLPWLTDDPTIRVGEPVTFTRPVVVDYRFGQWRLQPTDQLTAGDTNGVRPATFGDTRTARPADVGGDLQVASFNVLNYFTDLGVDLAGCTFYYDRTEQDPVTVNRGCDARGAAEAEDFERQQAKIVTAINSLGAEVVSLEEIENSAKFGHDRDASLAALVQALNADAGADVWAYVPTPTVRPDASTEDFIRTAFIYKPAAVRAEGESVIRIKDGAEDPFVNARDPLAQVFAPVGATRTDRFMLVVNHLKSKGSAPKDASDPNAEHGQGAWNPRRVEQVRAMTAWVQQLQADRDVAKVYLDGDFNSYTYEDPMLALDEEGYTDLGVRFDAGHTYLFGGLIGSLDHGLANDAALASTTGAAVWNINSVESVALEYSRFNYNATDFYDGSTPYRASDHDPILFGIDTTPAATFEVTVRPEKIKADKTRAKVTVGISQSGVPAEEGTVTVSDGDRLLATATVSEGTARLRLPEFADAGTKELTLSYTDAAGHESTTPLSVVVVVG; encoded by the coding sequence ATGAGATCCCTCTCGGGACCCCGGTCGCCACGCGCTACCGGACTGCTCCTGACCCTGACCACGGCCCTGATCGGGTCCACGGTCGCCCTCGCCCCCTCGGCCCAGGCCGATCCCGCCGGCACCGGGCTGGTGCTCAACGAGGTGTACGGCGGCGGTGGCAACTCGGTCGCCACCTACCGCAACGACTTCGTCGAGATCCTGAACCCGACCTCGGCCGCGATCGACCTCGGCGGCCTCTCGGTGCAGTACCGCAGCGCCACCGGCACCACCAACCCCTCGGGCGTGGTGGCCCTGGCCGACGTCGAGCTGCCGGGCGGCGCCAGCTACCTGCTGCAGCTGGCCAGCAGCGACACCACCGTCGGTGCGCCGCTGCCGGCCACGCCCGACCAGACCGACACCGGGGTCAACCTGTCCGGCAGCACCGGCACGGTCCTGCTGGTGGCCGGCACCTCCGCCTACAACCCGGGCACCGGGGACCAGGCCGGCGACACCGGGCTGGTCGACCTGGTCGGGTACGGCGCCAGCAACACCTTCGAGAACGCCAGGGCCGACGCCGGCCCCGCGCCGGCGCCGAGCAACACCTCCTCGATCAGCCGGACCGGCGGCGCCGACTCCGACGACAACAGCACCGACTTCACGCGGCTCTCCGGCACCGCGATGACGCCGACCGCGTGCGGCGCCGCCTGCACCGCGCCGCCCCCGCAGCCGCCGGTGGAGCTGTCCGTCGCCGAGATCCAGGGCGACGGTGCGACCAGCCCCGTCGCCGGGGACACCGTCACCACCACCGGCGTGGTCACCGCGACCTACGCCGAGGGCGGCTTCCGGGGCTTCTACCTCCAGACCGGCGGCACCGGCCAGACGCTCGACGGCTCCTCGGACGCGCTCTTCGTCTGGGGCAGCTCGACCGTGGCCGCGATGGACGCCGGCCTCGCCCGGGGCGACTCCGTGAAGGTCACCGGCACCGTCAGCGAGTTCGGCGGGCTCACCGAGCTGACGCCGGGGTCGGCCGCCGACATCGTGGAGCTGGCCGAGCCGCTCGCTCCGGTGACCCCGGCGTTGACCGGCTGGCCGGGCACCGACGCCGCCCGCGAGGCCCTCGAGGGGATGCTCGTGGCTCCTGCGGGCGACTTCACCGTGAGCGACAACTACGCCCTGAACCAGTACGGCGAGATCGGGATCGCGCAGGGGGACGAGCCCCTGTACCAGCCCACCGACGTCGCGCCGTTCGGCTCCGCGGAGGCCGACGCGGTGGCCGCGCACAACCAGGCCGCCTTCGTCACCCTCGACGACGGTGCGAGCACCAACTTCCTCTACTCCGACGCCGGGGAGGACACCCCGCTGCCGTGGCTCACCGACGACCCGACGATCCGGGTCGGCGAGCCGGTGACCTTCACCCGACCGGTCGTCGTGGACTACCGGTTCGGCCAGTGGCGGCTGCAGCCCACCGACCAGCTGACCGCCGGGGACACCAACGGGGTGCGACCGGCCACCTTCGGTGACACCCGGACCGCGCGCCCGGCCGACGTCGGCGGCGACCTCCAGGTCGCCAGCTTCAACGTCCTCAACTACTTCACCGACCTCGGGGTCGACCTCGCCGGCTGCACGTTCTACTACGACCGCACCGAGCAGGACCCGGTGACCGTGAACCGTGGCTGTGATGCCCGGGGCGCGGCCGAGGCCGAGGACTTCGAGCGGCAGCAGGCCAAGATCGTCACCGCGATCAACTCGCTGGGAGCCGAGGTGGTCTCGCTGGAGGAGATCGAGAACTCCGCCAAGTTCGGCCACGACCGGGACGCCTCCCTCGCGGCCCTGGTCCAGGCGCTCAACGCCGACGCCGGAGCCGACGTCTGGGCCTACGTCCCGACGCCGACCGTGCGGCCGGACGCGAGCACCGAGGACTTCATCCGCACCGCGTTCATCTACAAGCCCGCGGCCGTGCGCGCCGAGGGCGAGTCGGTGATCCGGATCAAGGACGGAGCCGAGGACCCGTTCGTCAACGCCCGCGACCCGCTGGCCCAGGTGTTCGCGCCCGTCGGGGCGACCCGGACGGACCGGTTCATGCTGGTCGTGAACCACCTCAAGTCCAAGGGCTCAGCGCCCAAGGACGCGAGCGACCCCAACGCCGAGCACGGCCAGGGTGCCTGGAACCCGCGTCGTGTCGAGCAGGTGCGGGCGATGACCGCCTGGGTGCAGCAGCTGCAGGCCGACCGCGACGTGGCGAAGGTCTACCTCGACGGCGACTTCAACTCCTACACCTACGAGGACCCGATGCTCGCCCTCGACGAGGAGGGCTACACCGACCTCGGGGTCCGGTTCGACGCCGGCCACACCTACCTGTTCGGCGGCCTGATCGGCTCGCTCGACCACGGCCTGGCCAACGACGCCGCGCTGGCCTCCACCACGGGGGCAGCGGTGTGGAACATCAACTCGGTCGAGTCGGTGGCCCTGGAGTACAGCCGCTTCAACTACAACGCGACCGACTTCTACGACGGCAGCACGCCCTACCGGGCCTCCGACCACGACCCGATCCTGTTCGGCATCGACACCACGCCGGCGGCCACGTTCGAGGTCACCGTGCGGCCGGAGAAGATCAAGGCCGACAAGACCCGGGCGAAGGTCACCGTCGGGATCAGCCAGTCCGGGGTGCCCGCCGAGGAGGGCACGGTGACCGTCTCCGACGGCGACCGGCTGCTCGCCACCGCAACGGTGTCCGAGGGCACGGCCAGGCTCCGGCTCCCGGAGTTCGCCGACGCCGGCACCAAGGAGCTGACCCTCAGCTACACCGACGCAGCGGGGCACGAGAGCACCACCCCGCTCAGCGTGGTGGTGGTGGTCGGCTGA
- a CDS encoding CinA family protein: MAEDLERDLHHEARERAAELHAALRARGLTLATAESLTGGGLAELVSAVPGASASYRGGMVAYASDVKVSVLGVSERTVAEHGVVSAQCAAEMAEGVRGLLGADVAVSTTGVAGPDAQEDKPVGLVFLGIADGEQTRTFELRLDGDRAEIRRQSARRAVIAVLEVVVGRPV; the protein is encoded by the coding sequence ATGGCCGAGGACCTGGAGCGGGACCTGCACCACGAGGCGCGGGAACGCGCGGCCGAGCTGCACGCGGCGCTCCGCGCCCGGGGGCTCACCCTGGCGACGGCGGAGTCGTTGACCGGGGGCGGTCTCGCCGAGCTGGTCTCGGCGGTCCCGGGTGCCAGCGCCAGCTACCGCGGCGGGATGGTCGCCTACGCCTCCGACGTCAAGGTCAGCGTGCTCGGCGTCTCGGAGCGGACGGTCGCCGAGCACGGCGTGGTCTCGGCGCAGTGCGCCGCGGAGATGGCCGAGGGGGTCCGCGGACTGCTCGGTGCCGACGTCGCGGTCAGCACCACCGGTGTCGCGGGCCCGGACGCGCAGGAGGACAAGCCGGTGGGACTGGTGTTCCTGGGCATCGCGGACGGGGAGCAGACCCGGACCTTCGAGCTGCGGCTCGACGGAGACCGGGCCGAGATCCGGAGGCAGTCGGCGCGCCGGGCGGTCATCGCGGTCCTCGAGGTCGTGGTCGGCCGGCCCGTCTAG
- a CDS encoding helix-turn-helix domain-containing protein → MVLFRRLLGEVLRSQRMRQGRTLREVSADARVSLGYISEIERGQKEASSELLASICSALDVPLSEILSEVSDAVALEEAAVAIRLEDAGLRSRRLEPGAAKRSRSGDVVASAA, encoded by the coding sequence ATGGTTCTCTTCCGACGCCTGCTCGGCGAGGTGCTCCGCTCGCAGCGGATGCGTCAGGGACGCACCCTGCGCGAGGTCTCGGCCGACGCCCGGGTGAGCCTGGGCTACATCTCTGAGATCGAGCGGGGCCAGAAAGAGGCCTCCTCCGAGCTGCTCGCCTCCATCTGCTCGGCCCTCGACGTGCCGCTCTCGGAGATCCTCTCCGAGGTCAGCGACGCCGTGGCGCTCGAGGAGGCCGCTGTCGCGATCCGTCTCGAGGACGCCGGCCTGCGCTCGCGCCGCCTCGAGCCCGGCGCCGCCAAGCGCTCGCGGTCCGGCGACGTCGTCGCCTCCGCAGCCTGA
- a CDS encoding nucleotidyltransferase domain-containing protein — MASPPSWHALLDRFLAQASSDPRVRGVWLTGSRGSGTADELSDVDLFVLVAEAHLAAYVGGWLTDVAPHYRPLLARRLGPAPVFHHILPGWLRWDVVVGGPAQLHDLDADGVQELLNRDGVSPAPLPATGPDRAAVRGMTEEFLRVLGLLPVVVGRGELVTAADGAMLLRQLLTTLLRYRVEGPRLSGALHLSRVLPADELAALAALPPVWAERGAVVRAHLAVAAIFLPAARDLLGPDHPVELEAACREHLHRQLGLDLPA, encoded by the coding sequence GTGGCCTCCCCGCCGTCCTGGCACGCGCTGCTGGACCGGTTCCTCGCGCAGGCATCCAGCGATCCGCGGGTGCGCGGCGTCTGGCTCACCGGGAGCCGGGGTTCCGGCACCGCCGACGAGCTCAGCGACGTCGACCTGTTCGTGCTGGTCGCCGAGGCGCACCTCGCGGCGTACGTCGGTGGCTGGCTCACCGACGTCGCACCGCACTACCGGCCGCTGCTGGCCCGTCGGCTCGGGCCCGCGCCGGTGTTCCACCACATCCTGCCCGGCTGGCTGCGCTGGGACGTCGTGGTCGGCGGACCCGCCCAGCTCCACGATCTCGACGCGGACGGCGTGCAGGAGCTGCTGAACCGCGACGGGGTCTCTCCGGCGCCGCTGCCGGCCACCGGTCCGGACCGGGCCGCGGTGCGGGGGATGACCGAGGAGTTCCTGCGGGTGCTGGGGCTGCTGCCGGTGGTCGTGGGGCGCGGTGAGCTGGTGACGGCCGCCGACGGTGCGATGCTGCTGCGTCAGCTGCTGACCACGCTGCTGCGCTACCGCGTCGAGGGGCCCCGGCTGAGCGGCGCGCTGCACCTGTCGCGGGTGCTGCCCGCCGACGAGCTGGCGGCGCTGGCCGCGCTGCCACCGGTGTGGGCCGAGCGGGGCGCGGTCGTCCGGGCACACCTGGCCGTCGCGGCGATCTTCCTGCCGGCGGCCCGGGACCTGCTCGGGCCCGACCACCCCGTCGAGCTGGAGGCGGCCTGCCGCGAGCACCTGCACCGACAGCTCGGCCTGGACCTGCCCGCCTGA
- a CDS encoding Fpg/Nei family DNA glycosylase, protein MPEGDTVWRTAQRLDQALTGRTLRSTDFRVPALATLDLSGQVVTGTVSRGKHLLTRIGADHTLHTHLKMEGSWHLYRPGSRWRRPTHEARVVLGTDDWSAVGFALGIVEMVRRSEEDDVVGHLGPDLLGPDWDEQEALRRLTADPARPIGEALLDQRNLAGIGNLYKSELCFLAGVNPARPVAEVADLPRLVRRAKAALEANKERVEQTLTGDTRRGKQTWVYRRDRQPCRRCGARIQVDMQGPQTQERATYWCPACQPA, encoded by the coding sequence GTGCCTGAGGGCGACACCGTCTGGCGCACCGCGCAGCGACTCGACCAGGCGCTGACCGGCCGGACACTGCGCAGCACCGACTTCCGGGTGCCGGCGCTCGCGACCCTGGACCTCTCCGGGCAGGTGGTGACCGGGACCGTCTCCCGCGGCAAGCACCTGCTGACCCGGATCGGTGCCGACCACACCCTGCACACGCACCTGAAGATGGAGGGCAGCTGGCACCTCTACCGGCCCGGCAGCCGCTGGCGACGTCCGACCCACGAGGCGCGGGTGGTGCTCGGCACCGACGACTGGTCGGCCGTCGGCTTCGCGCTCGGGATCGTGGAGATGGTCCGGCGGTCCGAGGAGGACGACGTCGTCGGTCACCTCGGGCCCGACCTGCTCGGCCCCGACTGGGACGAGCAGGAGGCGCTGCGCCGGTTGACCGCCGACCCGGCCCGGCCGATCGGAGAGGCCCTGCTCGACCAGCGCAACCTCGCCGGCATCGGCAACCTCTACAAGTCCGAGCTGTGCTTCCTGGCCGGCGTGAACCCGGCCCGTCCGGTGGCCGAGGTCGCGGACCTGCCGCGCCTGGTGCGCCGTGCGAAGGCGGCGCTGGAGGCCAACAAGGAGCGCGTCGAGCAGACACTCACCGGCGACACCCGGCGCGGCAAGCAGACCTGGGTCTACCGTCGCGACCGCCAGCCCTGCCGCCGCTGCGGCGCCCGGATCCAGGTCGACATGCAGGGGCCGCAGACCCAGGAGCGGGCGACCTACTGGTGCCCGGCCTGCCAGCCGGCCTAG